Sequence from the Tripterygium wilfordii isolate XIE 37 chromosome 10, ASM1340144v1, whole genome shotgun sequence genome:
ttttaaaaatattataggTTTACGAAGCAAGCATGTATACCTAACTAAAAATGATGCAAAGTTATCATTAAAGAACGATAAACCATAAGGGATAATATAGGTTTTTTGTCAACTTTTATTACCATCACAATTCCTTGACTAACCAAACATTAGAACTCGTTCCATTCTCATTATTATTTCCACgactaaacaaacaaacatagcGTCAAAGTTGGTGCAAGACAACTTATACTATTGGACCAAGTTAGGAAAATCTAAGAATGCCTTGAGAGTGTAATAATTgtacattttatatttttatttatataaatgtaataattttatttatcgAAATTCTCACATGCGCACCAACTTTACACACTCAAAATTCAATGATGGTAATAAAGTACAATAAAAGTGAAGATCACACGAAAAACAAATGCGTAAAATTGGTACGAAAAATAAATGCGTAAAATTGGTGTGCAGGTGAAAAGTCACTTTTATCTTCAACTAAAAGAATATTAAAAATTTGTATTCGCATATATTATCtgtttaatgaaaaaaatttcataaaaatataaaaactgcGGGGAggaaagaaataacaaaaatacaCAGTTAATATATACACATCCGAGCGAACTCTgtttaaatttcttaattttctgCCTTAACTAACGCAGGCACCAAAACCCCCACTCCTTATCTAAGCTGGATCACCTGGATCTTTTGGGCTAGCGAATTGGGATCTCGATCGTATCTCATCCTCCAGAGTTTGTAATCGCGAAAATGGTGAGTTTGTTATTGTATTGTTGCATTGTCCTTCTTGGAAGTGATTGCGGGAATTTTAGTGTTGGTTAGATCTGGTTCGAATTTGCTTCGATTTGATGTTTACGTCTTCGTGTGCGTCTCTTGCATGCCTATTTTGAATGTGGAATCCTGGGATCGGGTGTTCCGCCGCTGAGAATTAGTGAATTGAGTATTCTTGGGATCTGTTGTTGTATCTGCGACTTGAATTTGAAATCAGAATTTATTCGTTAAATTAAATGTGGACTTAGGATCAGTTGTCTTCCTTTTGATTGGTTCAAGTTGGGCGAaggtttggttttctttttgtttatatatgGCTTTATTAGCAACTAAACAGTGTGATTATGGTTTGAATTGAATTTGCTTGGGATCTTCCTTTTAAGTTAGAACTTGATGTAGTGCATATGAATTAGACCGAGGAGGAAACATAGTACAATGAAAGAATGTTGTCTTGAAATTATGGATTTTGGTTCCTTGATTTTTTCCGTGACCAAATGTATTTCTTAAGTTTGTTGAGTTATGTAGAgatctcatttttatttttgggactaataagttttcttttggttttcgtCACTCCTCAACAGCCTCTCAGACTCGAAATCAAGGTATTTATATTCATTTGACCTGATATGGTTTGAAGTTGGATTCTGTCCTGTTAGTTATCACTAACTATTTTGGAGCTGTCTGAGAACTAAGAAACCTTCTTTTGTAAATTTTGCACAGAGGAAACTCGCACAACGGTCAGAGAGAGTAAAGTCTGTGGATCTACATCCCACAGAACCATGGTGACTATACCACTTTTTGTTGAATTgagaatattaatttatttttaaaattgaattTGCAAGAACAGAACTAATGTACATTTTGAGGACTGTGATTTTTTAATGTTGGGATCTTAAAAAAGAATATTATCTACATAATTTCCATCGATGACATTTAATTTGTTGTATATTTGCATTCGATGACATTTAATTTGTTGTATCTGTTACCGCAGGATTCTAGCAAGTCTTTATTCTGGAACTGTCTGTATTTGGAATTACCAGTCGCAGGTAAGcatcataaaaaataaggattatATATTAGTATCTTCGTAATGGCTGTGATGACAAAAAATAATTGGAGTGGAACATTTAAAGTTGCTTTAAATAATTGATCTTTACAACATTATTTTGAAGCTGGCTTACCTGTCATTTAGCATGCCAGGGATTCATCTATATGATGGTATTTATTGTCTGGTTTGAGTTACGACTTCCGGAAAGGCATAGGGTTCTGATTGGAGAGGAATAGTGCTGCAATGTAATTGGACATATTAGACCCGTTAATGTCATTGTAGATCCTTAGAATTAATGACAATGTCAAATTTAGTCCTGAACTTTACTATTTTGGAATAAAATCGATAATCTTTTAAAAGTAATTTCCGATAAAGTCAAAAATTTTCAAGCTAATTGAGTCATGGACGAATAATACTGACTTGCATTGCCTTACctagtaaaaaataaatttgagatCAAGCATTTATACTGGCATGCTGACATGGTTGGCTATGAGGAAACGTTTTTGATGGATCGAAGCTTTtcagtttggattttggaaggTGACTTTGAATCCCAATATTCCCTAATAGACACAAGAACTGACTTATTATTCTCCACAGTCCACACATTCTTCACGGAAAACTGAAAACTCTATAAATTTTATGTGAATTATAcgataaaaaaaatgtcatgttGATTAGTTGGAAACAGACAAAACTTCTTTGCATGgatatattttttgataaacTTTATCATTGTGGCTGGAGCCAAAGgaagcatttttctttttctttattttttagatatcTTTTCACAGAGCCTAcaatttgattttaatattcGGTGAATACGATGGGATTCTACATTGGAAGGAGTTGCTGTCCATATCGTTCTAtttgatcatcatcatctgtaATCAGTGTGAGTCTGTGAGATCAATGATTTTGTTGGGAGTCATGAAATGGTTTCTCTAGGGAGTAAGGAGTGGGAAATAAGTATGAAAAAGATGACTTTAAGTTTGGGCTGCAGCACAACCCTGCCAGTTGTCACTTGTCAAATAGATTCGAAGAGACCTGCAATTAAATTTGAATCGAGAGAGGACAGACTTGAAGAGAGATACTTTATcgttctttttttgtttgcagTGATCAGAGGTAAGACGATGAGATGAATTCTTTAGGGTTATGTCAGCGtgcaatattatttttattgggtTAGGTAATGCCAAATCATTTTATTTGTTCATGTTGCCACCACCATTAAAATTTGGGTGTTATTTTACATACTTCTAAAGTTCAAAGATTGGTTAGGAAAATTTGACGTTCAGGGACTAAATGGATTATTGATATTAAGTTCCAAGGACTGAAAATGACATTGAGCCCTGGAAAATACTTAATCTGGGGACGGCTGGGTCTTGTTCCTTTGCTGCTCTTATGCATTTTAGTGGTTGCATAAGCCCCAGAAAACAGCATTTTAGAAGTTTCATAGGCTCCTATGGGTAATTTGTGAAAGGAATGTAAGGaaaaattatattgattatTTGAGGGGTTAAATCTTGGTATCAATAGGGAATCACTTGAAATCTTCAAGCACTTCACACTAAGAAATTCTCTGTTCAAATGGTCTCTAGCAACCTCATTACTTAGGCAAGCCCGTAAAAGCTTTCTTATATATGGCTATAAAAAAAGCAGTCAAGGAACAGAGAATGAAGTTCCTTTTTTGCGGTTTGAGGGGTTATCTTGTTCTTTGGAGTttcataaaagcaagtaaaggtaaccaattttttttttttgtttttgatccaGACTATGGCACAAACTTTTGAGGTCACCGACTTACCAGGTACACCACATGCCTACacagttatatatatgtatataaacataCAAAGGCATACTTGATGtgtacatgcatgcatatatgtcATGATGAAAagcattttttttcctattgcctttttgtactttatttttccTTGCGTATTCTAAAACAGCTTCATGTATTTCCAGTTAGGTCAGCAAAGTTTATAGCCCGCAAGCAATGGGTTGTTGCTGGAGCTGATGACATGTTTATTCGAGTATACAACTACAATACAATGGATAAGATTAAAGTATTTGAGGCACACACTGATTACATTAGGTGCGTGGCAGTCCATCCTACCCTCCCTTATGTGCTCTCATCATCTGATGATATGCTCATAAAACTCTGGGATTGGGAAAAGGGTTGGGTATGTACACAGATATTTGAGGGACATTCTCATTATGTGATGCAAGTCACATTTAacccaaaagacaccaatactTTCGCAAGTGCTTCTCTTGATCGCACCATTAAGGTACACAGGCTTTTTTCTGCTTTAACTTATGTCGTGCATTTCTTGCATCATTTCATGTAGTTATTCTAACTGTGCTGAGAATCCTTTTTTCCCATCATTTTAGATATGGAATCTGGGCTCGCCAGACCCAAATTTTACATTGGATGCCCATCAGAAAGGTGTAAATTGTGTTGATTATTTTACTGGTGGTGATAAACCATACCTAATTACTGGTTCTGATGATCACACTGCTAAGGTACGGCGGCAGTTTTTTCCGAGATAGTAAACACTTATTGATTTTGACTGTTAGAATAATATGTTTTAGGAAGCTATATTATATGAATACTATATATGCAGGTGTGGGACTATCAAACCAGAAGTTGCGTCCAGACGTTAGAAGGCCATACGCATAATGTCTCTGCAGTATGTTTTCATCCTGAACTTCCTATAATACTTACAGGTTCAGAGGATGGGACCGTTCGTATATGGCACGCGACCACTTATAGGTAATTAACTTGTGCAAATTTTTTGAAGTTCTGTTCATTTGTTGACTAATGGTTATGTGGCACCGTTCTTATTTattgtttctatttttattgTTCAGGTAAGACTTGTTCGATATAGATGGttatgaatgaaaatgaaaaaatttaGTTAAAGGAAGTGAGAGTGCTCTAggactattattattataactTATTTAAGCCTTAAGTTTTTGTTCACATGAGCATGAGATTGATAACTTTAGGGTTTATGCTTTGCCAATATGTTTCTAATTCAATAATATCTGGGTAGTCAAACTCTTATTTGCTAGGTAAATTGGGTCTGTTTGGTTGATAGGTCCTCAAGTTAACAGCTACTTGAGCAGGGAAATCAACATTTAAATTTTACTGCAGAGTCAATTTTGTTCTTGGTGGATGATACTTTGCATGGTGAAAATTCCTTTGATTTCCTAGATGGCTTAAAGGTTAAATTTAATTGGGAAATTTTGGATGAAATGAAAGTTTGTGGTGGTCCTATTATTGAGACAAAATGTTGAAGATAATATACCAATTTGTGTCCCATGTATGTTTTATTTTGTCACTTTATCTTTTCGGTGTAAGTCTCTAGTGTTTCTGTGATTATTTCTTCTTGGGACGTATAACTAAATCATGGAGTTTATTGAACACATCTTCCCTACTTTCTTTTTCTAGTTTATTAATTACATTTTATTGACTGGCAGGCTTGAGAACACCTTGAATTATGGTCTTGAAAGAGTCTGGACCATTGGATACAACAAAGGTTCACACCGGTATTTGTCTTCGCTATCATTTTCCTTGCTAATAATATTTACTGTCATTTGTTTGTAAAATTTAAAGTTTTTGGACATTAACTTGCAGTTCCATTTGAGCACCATGTTAATTCTTGTGTGTAACTGTCCCTAAGATCTTCAGCCTCTATAGTTTATTGCATTGCTTTTGAGAAAAAATCTATTACATGCCACTGAGAGGAATgagtaaatataaattattgttAATTTTGTCTATTTGAGTTTCTTATTATTTATCTATAAGTATTTCTTAATAGAATTACATATGGACAAAAGGGTCAGATCCTTTTCCATTTAGTCGACTATTCCTtcaaattatattttatgatttcatCATGTCTTCGTCTTCATCACTGGCTCTATAGTTAATAGTAGGCTAACTATTGTTTCCCTCTGTACAGGATTGTGATTGGTTACGATGAAGGAACCATAATGGTCAAAATTGGGCGTGAAGAACCTGTTGCTAGCATGGATAACAGTGGAAAGATCATATGGGCTAAGCATAACGAAATTCAAACTGTGAACATTAAGAGTGTGGGCGCAGATTATGAGGTTTGGCCTAAATAGACTAATGTTTTCAAATGCTGTTAATGTTAAATTcctattaatatttattttcctaTCTTATCCTTTGCTCAAGCTGACATTGAGTTGTTATTGCTTTTAATTCTTAGGTAACTGATGGGGAAAGACTGCCTTTGGCTGTTAAGGAACTGGGAACCTGTGATCTTTATCCCCAAGTATGTTTATGATCTTCTGGTCTTATTCCATATTCTGTTTTACGGATCTGGTTGATTACTATGTTGGCAACCATATTATATGCTATTGTTTAGAGTTAGAGAAAACGctaatggtgcgtttggtacaggggtaatggggtgtaatggttacaagggtaattaaattttaagtttacttgtgtttgttatgtcagtataacttttactcctgtaataaattttagtaattgagcttattttttatacataaagtttactagtggggagacctgggtaataaaaagtaataggaagttttactccaacctattacccctttaaataaaaaattctaaaagcccataagttatatatacacatatatattatatatatgtatatatatatatattatatgtgtatatatatatacacacatatatataatatatatgtgtatatataacttatgggcttttagaatttattttttaaaggggtaatagatTGGAGTAAAATTTCCTATCACTTTACACAGACCGTGCATGcgctgtctgtgtatgtgtgtgtattatatatatatatatatatatatgcagacagtgcatgcactatctgtgtatatgtatatatgtatactatatatataatacacacacatacatagacAGTGCATGCtgtctgcatatgtatatatatatacatatgcagacagcatgcactgtctgtgtatgtgtgtgtattatatataaataaataatgtcgggctcgggccgggctcggacctaggcccgcggaccaaatggtgacccctacttTTGTggtacgtctttgtcatggatttggatgttatcagattattttgttgaaattgttaacagttgttattattatatatatatatatatatatatatatatgtctggctgtgtgtgtatatatatgcatatgtatctatatgatagagtcgcgcccatacacgctcagcgcccaaggcccaaccgacacccacccatatgggccggctgtacccaaggcctcccagcccatactagaaaaccttgggtactaggggaggcccatacctccccctataaataacatcttagctcccatatctttcgatgtgggacaatcctatcaataccctccccttcaagaccaacgcccacgttggtcgagcaccatggccgaccactccggcaggcgcacccccgttggtcAAGCACCATGGCCAGCCACTCCGGCAGGCAcggtcccaagttgaaggcacaacaggatcatgcttcgataccattgatagaatcgcgcccatacacgctcagcgcccaaggcccaaccgacacccacccatatgggccggctgtacccaaggcctcccaacccatactagaaaaccttgggtactaagggaggcccatacctccccctataaacaacatcttagctcccatatctttcgatgtgggacaatcctatcactatatttttaaaattttggtacataatagtcgtaacaataaaaaaataacataatctcacttttttctagtttggttcattacaataataacaaacaagggtaatggtattacaccagtaatgtataatcgtaacaaacaagagtaatgaatacttgggtaaattttatccttctttaccaaacaagggtaacacttattctccataattattattacccttgtaacatttacaatgggtaacaaattatacccctaaattcttacccccataccaaacgcaccctaaaaATAATAGTCGTGGTATGGTATCCAAAGAATACGAAAACTTATGCTAGATGGACTCactcttaaaaaataaaaactaagtAAAAATGAACTCATTGCTTCTGGTCTGGATGGTCTTAATTTATTTGGTGAAGGACTAATACTATTATGAGAATGAAGATTATACTTAGCACCTGCCAATTTTTTCAGCATGAATCTTTGTAGTATGTCCACTTCTGGTGTGTGGTGGGTCTATTGTTTCTACTGTTATCTAATTATCTTGTTCATATCTTAGTTTGGTATTGTTATTATTGTCTTTTATTCGTGATACTGCTACTGCTGATAGTGGTACTATTTCCATAATTCTGTTTCAGAGCTTAAAACACAACCCAAATGGGAGGTTTGTTGTTGTATGTGGAGATGGTGAGTATATCATATACACTGCTTTGGCATGGAGAAATAGGTCTTTTGGTTCGGcgttggaaatcgtttggtcatcTGATGGGGAATATGCTGTTAGAgaaagttcctcaaggattaAGATTTTCAGCAAAAATTTCCAGGTTTGtgccttattttattttttacataaTTTGATTCTCTTTAAAGAAAATACTTATATaatttgattttatatataatggGATTATATCCAACACATCTCTTGCTAGTGCTTCTGAACAATTGGACTTTTCCCTTTGTTTGAATCACTTTACCATGTTGCTTAGTGAATGGGGTGGTCCAAGGGTTAGTATTCATGTACATTCTGATTTACTTTTACCTATGAATATCTCTTATGTGCGCATTCCTTAGATGATTGATCATTCTATTTGATGAGGTGACTGGGTTCTAATTTTATGGGAACCTTGTTATCCTGGCATTCTAGATAATCATATTGTGACTGTTATATAGATGTATATACCATTTTTCTGTCATGTGTTGGAGTTTGATGGATGTGATACATTTCAGGAAAAGAAGAGTGTCCGACCAACCTTTTCAGCTGAGTGTGTTTATGGAGGAACATTATTGGCGATGTGCTCAAAtgatttcatttgtttttatGATTGGAATGAGTGCAGGTTGATTAGGCGAATTGATGTAACTGTGAAAGTAAGCACCAACATACTTACAATTGATCTatcagtttctttttctttttccattttgttTGCTTCCTAAAAATGTTTACCATCACACTTTTGTGAACAGA
This genomic interval carries:
- the LOC120007640 gene encoding coatomer subunit beta'-2 isoform X1; the encoded protein is MPLRLEIKRKLAQRSERVKSVDLHPTEPWILASLYSGTVCIWNYQSQTMAQTFEVTDLPVRSAKFIARKQWVVAGADDMFIRVYNYNTMDKIKVFEAHTDYIRCVAVHPTLPYVLSSSDDMLIKLWDWEKGWVCTQIFEGHSHYVMQVTFNPKDTNTFASASLDRTIKIWNLGSPDPNFTLDAHQKGVNCVDYFTGGDKPYLITGSDDHTAKVWDYQTRSCVQTLEGHTHNVSAVCFHPELPIILTGSEDGTVRIWHATTYRLENTLNYGLERVWTIGYNKGSHRIVIGYDEGTIMVKIGREEPVASMDNSGKIIWAKHNEIQTVNIKSVGADYEVTDGERLPLAVKELGTCDLYPQSLKHNPNGRFVVVCGDGEYIIYTALAWRNRSFGSALEIVWSSDGEYAVRESSSRIKIFSKNFQEKKSVRPTFSAECVYGGTLLAMCSNDFICFYDWNECRLIRRIDVTVKNVYWADSGDLVAIASDTSFYILKYNRNVVSSYLDSGRPVDEEGVEDAFELLHETNERVRTGIWVGDCFIYNNSSWRLNYCVGGEVTTMFHLDRPMYLLGYLASQNRVYLIDKEFNVIGYTLLLSLIEYKTLVMRGDLERANELLPSIPKDHHNSVARFLESRGMIEEALVVATDPDYRFELAIQLGRLEVAQEIAIEAQSESKWKQLGELAMSSGKLEMAEECLKHAMDLSGLLLLYSSLGDAEGMSKLASIAKEQGKNNVAFLCLFMLGKLEECLQLLVESNRIPEAALMARSYLPSKVSELVEIWRKDLNKINPKAAESLADPEEYPNMFEDWQVALSVESRVSETRGVYPSAKDYINHVDKSHMTLTEAFRNMQMEEEPLENGEYDHEATDLNGDEQHEEEHNGEESQEEAVVVDADSTDGAVLVNGNEAEEEWGMNNAGTPSA
- the LOC120007640 gene encoding coatomer subunit beta'-2 isoform X2, which encodes MPLRLEIKRKLAQRSERVKSVDLHPTEPWILASLYSGTVCIWNYQSQTMAQTFEVTDLPVRSAKFIARKQWVVAGADDMFIRVYNYNTMDKIKVFEAHTDYIRCVAVHPTLPYVLSSSDDMLIKLWDWEKGWVCTQIFEGHSHYVMQVTFNPKDTNTFASASLDRTIKIWNLGSPDPNFTLDAHQKGVNCVDYFTGGDKPYLITGSDDHTAKVWDYQTRSCVQTLEGHTHNVSAVCFHPELPIILTGSEDGTVRIWHATTYRLENTLNYGLERVWTIGYNKGSHRIVIGYDEGTIMVKIGREEPVASMDNSGKIIWAKHNEIQTVNIKSVGADYEVTDGERLPLAVKELGTCDLYPQSLKHNPNGRFVVVCGDGEYIIYTALAWRNRSFGSALEIVWSSDGEYAVRESSSRIKIFSKNFQEKKSVRPTFSAECVYGGTLLAMCSNDFICFYDWNECRLIRRIDVTVKNVYWADSGDLVAIASDTSFYILKYNRNVVSSYLDSGRPVDEEGVEDAFELLHETNERVRTGIWVGDCFIYNNSSWRLNYCVGGEVTTMFHLDRPMYLLGYLASQNRVYLIDKEFNVIGYTLLLSLIEYKTLVMRGDLERANELLPSIPKDHHNSVARFLESRGMIEEALVVATDPDYRFELAIQLGRLEVAQEIAIEAQSESKWKQLGELAMSSGKLEMAEECLKHAMDLSGLLLLYSSLGDAEGMSKLASIAKEQGKNNVAFLCLFMLGKLEECLQLLVESNRIPEAALMARSYLPSKVSELVEIWRKDLNKINPKAAESLADPEEYPNMFEDWQVALSVESRVSETRGVYPSAKDYINHVDKSHMTLTEAFRNMQMEEEPLENGEYDHEHEEEHNGEESQEEAVVVDADSTDGAVLVNGNEAEEEWGMNNAGTPSA